From Arctopsyche grandis isolate Sample6627 chromosome 12, ASM5162203v2, whole genome shotgun sequence, one genomic window encodes:
- the Slik gene encoding sterile20-like kinase: MSFFTNLKNLKKVLHLGGGGNDAKKKRVFNNIRMDCSPDEYWEMIGELGDGAFGKVYKAQGRSNGKLAAAKMCLLEGEDDLADFMIEIDILSECKHPNVVELHEAFFIDQKLWMLIEYCDGGALDSVMAELEKGLSETQIAYVCQQMCRGLAFLHSAKVIHRDLKAGNVLLTMTGGVKLADFGVSAKNKSTLQKHDTFIGTPYWMAPEVVLCETFRDNPYDFKVDIWSLGITLIELAQMEPPNHEMTPMRVLLKIQKSDPPTLEQPARWSHNFNDFVAKALVKDPQQRPVADDLLKHPFVSGELDSKPLRDLLLEYRAEVVEEELLDDETEEHRSSQLPLEIEDDSTSVRSGDTATEVKAGESEAVGDASSTTSTQPPPTSDKKQAPKKEKGPAPRPPSIVSTPSSPEREKGPAPPPPISNQIPPTPSEIAETTIQRPPPPTETIPVVPPPTPSQTPVQESTKSPAPQPPKPAPASPDTQTKKLIEVKPPAVTKKNEVKDRRHSHTDTQANSKMLVDQVCAEAEILASEKRKTKADANHTTSINDKLIKYSSAENISVDSSNKKEIYDKKMDHRKSSADVMISSRNSSNNSSSSSGSSSRGLTRVNSQVVVEIRDERTGRIIPIRNNGKPPAPKIAPSKATQDVLKDMQETSSIEIGPSLNTSTITIGATQQDPSNSLASNVSQVTVVTTHPPILMDSRKVPPGAVTITSGHSTDSQEQVVIVANDTNKTTQISSPASSDDDCFPSLDSLDTSTAGRAVRRLDSSEVLIVSPADNSSTSVIGDSGVFDDSANATNPLQDTSHVSVVTVGETRVRVKDSSGSQPGATHIVVDGSQSSVGNGSWGGRDKLVNGRISDGIRVSPDSSHTPDSRSHSESGSIRSSSGGHLTPPKNNIIDRSDAESISTTISQDSRGSNGKNNAISSSGTNADGTPATGDAPVVLRRKEHPAANRIQRSKEDIQMANLKKKTRKRTRKFEIDGVIVTTTTSKVIWGDEENGRTYDDHALRKQELRELKMLQKQEQKQFSDLSNKEAALRDQQDKRFEHELQALGRAHEADADSLSRQQRTTVERAAQLQETDLRAAARRLRAEQEREMKHFRDGLKQEMRLLKQEVELLPKERRKEAFRADKQRLDAEQEERERVFLQQLASTQELYLARLQDSHRDRQALADRQYLQQKQQLMRTREAALWELEEKQIHEKFQLTKRQLKDVFFLQRHQMLVRHDKELEQIKRMNQRKEEELVKGQALEKRSLPKRIRTEMKAREMMFRESLRISLTPGDPEEERDRLKKFQENEKKRYRAEQQRLTIKQDRQREESRAAGESALRELEQLQNEKRRALMGHEAAKIRSLEERYAAELREWRSQLAPRKQEVLVNFEDQLKQHESKFNCFIEDKSTYLEFEWPRNVLSFMLTPRPRQSILGTLTRSRTTLYLQSPRDSTSTVLSGSRRRSISPDSALATEIPDEVFLTHKAGRETPKVSSRSRMSLFSGAVADTKKTTPIMAFGDDVSNKETQSRDKDKHNNANRKSKFIEAYDDINKSDQNEKLMSVVININENKSHNIEETYFGDDVTGRRSTTKSIASDVVDTSVDGPSVILLPQTPEVQKSNWGTSRHSTVVDITKSEVKSNNLDDSAA, from the exons GTGTACAAAGCTCAAGGACGTAGCAACGGAAAGCTGGCTGCCGCGAAGATGTGTCTTCTCGAAGGCGAAGACGACTTGGCCGATTTTATGATCGAGATTGATATTCTTAGTGAATGTAAACATCCCAATGTGGTGGAGCTCCACGAGGCCTTTTTTATTGACCAAAAATTATGG ATGCTTATTGAATATTGCGATGGCGGTGCATTAGACTCGGTGATGGCCGAATTAGAAAAAGGACTGAGCGAAACCCAAATCGCTTATGTGTGTCAGCAAATGTGTCGTGGTCTCGCTTTCCTCCATTCTGCCAAAGTGATACATCGCGATCTTAAAGCGGGAAACGTACTCCTGACGATGACCGGGGGCGTCAAACTCG CTGATTTTGGCGTGTCGGCGAAAAATAAATCGACGCTGCAGAAACACGACACGTTCATCGGCACGCCGTATTGGATGGCTCCCGAAGTTGTGCTTTGCGAGACTTTCCGTGACAATCCTTACGATTTTAAG GTAGATATATGGTCTTTAGGTATTACTTTAATCGAATTAGCGCAAATGGAGCCGCCCAATCACGAGATGACTCCCATGAGAGTGTTGTTGAAGATACAAAAGTCCGATCCGCCGACGCTCGAACAGCCTGCCAGATGGTCGCATAATTTCAACGACTTTGTCGCTAAAGCCCTCGTTAAA GATCCTCAACAGAGACCGGTCGCCGACGATTTGTTGAAGCATCCGTTCGTCTCCGGAGAGCTGGACTCTAAGCCTTTGAGGGATTTGCTTCTTGAATATCGCGCGGAAGTCGTCGAAGAGGAGCTTTTGGATGACGAAACTGAG GAGCATCGCAGCTCGCAGCTTCCGCTGGAGATAGAAGATGACTCCACGTCTGTCCGCTCGGGTGACACAGCCACCGAAGTCAAAG CTGGAGAGTCGGAGGCTGTGGGTGATGCCTCATCAACTACTTCGACTCAACCCCCACCCACATCCGACAAAAAACAg GCGCCGAAAAAAGAAAAGGGTCCTGCACCTCGTCCTCCTTCAATCGTGAGCACTCCATCTTCGCCCGAAAGAGAAAAAGGTCCAGCTCCACCTCCACCCATTTCAAATCAAATCCCCCCCACACCTAGCGAAATCGCAGAAACCACCATCCAACGTCCTCCCCCTCCAACGGAAACCATCCCGGTGGTGCCGCCGCCCACGCCTAGCCAAACCCCCGTTCAAGAATCCACAAAGAGTCCGGCGCCGCAGCCGCCCAAACCAGCACCCGCGTCACCGGACACCCAAACGAAAAAACTAATCGAGGTCAAACCACCAGCAGTCACCAAAAAGAACGAAGTGAAAGACCGAAGACACTCACACACGGACACCCAAGCGAACAGCAAGATGCTCGTAGACCAAGTCTGCGCCGAGGCCGAAATACTCGCGTCGGAGAAGAGAAAGACGAAAGCCGACGCGAATCACACAACGTCGATAAACGATAAGCTCATCAAATACTCGTCGGCGGAAAACATAAGCGTCGACAGTAGTAATAAAAAGGAAATATACGACAAGAAAATGGATCACAGGAAGAGCTCAGCCGATGTTATGATCAGCTCTAGGAATAGTAgcaacaacagcagcagcagtAGCGGCAGCAGTTCTAGAGGTTTAACGCGTGTCAATTCGCAAGTTGTCGTCGAGATTCGCGACGAACGAACCGGTCGAATCATACCAATCAGAAACAACGGCAAACCTCCAGCGCCGAAAATAGCACCGTCGAAAGCTACACAAGATGTATTAAAG GATATGCAGGAAACGAGCTCTATCGAGATCGGCCCTTCATTAAACACGTCCACCATTACCATCGGAGCCACCCAGCAAGACCCTTCAAACAGTCTCGCTAGTAACGTTAGTCAAGTTACTGTAGTCACTACACATCCTCCCATCCTAATGGATAGCCGCAAG GTTCCGCCAGGGGCTGTGACCATCACATCGGGTCATAGCACGGATTCGCAAGAGCAAGTCGTGATTGTTGCCAACGACACCAATAAAACCACGCAAATAAGTTCTCCGGCCAGTAGCGACGACGACTGCTTCCCGTCGCTCGACTCTCTCGATACCAGCACTGCCG GTCGCGCCGTCCGTAGATTGGACAGCAGCGAGGTTTTGATCGTGTCGCCGGCCGACAACAGTTCGACATCCGTCATCGGAGACTCTGGAGTCTTCGATGACAGTGCTAATGCAACGAACCCGCTTCAGGATACCAGTCACGTTTCAGTTGTAACCGTGGGTGAGACACGAGTGCGAGTTAAGGATTCCTCGGGATCGCAACCGGGTGCTACTCACATTGTCGTCGACG GTTCTCAATCGTCTGTTGGTAACGGTTCATGGGGCGGTCGCGATAAGCTTGTCAACGGTAGAATATCAGACGGTATTCGTGTCTCTCCTGACAGTTCTCACACGCCCGATTCAAG ATCACATTCGGAAAGTggttctattagatcatcttctGGAGGTCATTTGACACCgcccaaaaataatataatcgacCGTTCTGACGCTGAAAGCATATCCACTACTATTAGTCAA GATTCACGTGGTTCTAATGGAAAGAATAATGCTATATCTAGTTCGGGAACAAATGCTGATGGAACTCCAGCTACTGGTGACGCTCCAGTTGTCCTCAGAAGGAAAGAACATCCTGCCGCTAATAGAATACAAAG atcaaAGGAAGACATCCAAATGGCCAACCTTAAAAAGAAGACTCGTAAAAGAACACGTAAATTTGAAATCGATGGTGTTATCGTTACTACTACTACGTCAAAG GTTATCTGGGGCGATGAAGAAAATGGTAGAACATATGATGATCACGCTCTTCGCAAGCAAGAGTTGCGCGAATTGAAAATGCTTCAAAAGCAAGAACAGAAGCAGTTCTCTGATCTTTCGAATAAGGAAGCCGCTTTGAGAGATCAACAAGATAAGAG GTTTGAACATGAACTTCAAGCTTTGGGTCGTGCCCATGAAGCCGATGCAGATTCTCTGTCTAGACAGCAACGGACAACAGTCGAACGTGCTGCTCAGCTACAGGAGACTGACTTAAGAGCTGCTGCGCGAAGGCTGCGTGCTGAACAAGAACGCGAAATGAAGCACTTCCGTGATGGCCTCAAACAGGAGATGAGACTTCTCAAACAG gaagtagaacttttgcctAAAGAGAGACGAAAAGAAGCATTCCGAGCCGACAAACAAAGGCTTGATGCCGAACAAGAAGAAAGAGAACGAGTGTTTCTACAACAATTAGCGTCGACACAGGAGTTGTATTTAGCTCGTTTGCAGGATTCTCACCGTGACCGACAAGCGTTAGCTGATCGTCAATACCTTCAACAAAAGCAACag CTTATGAGGACTAGAGAGGCAGCATTATGGGAACTTGAAGAGAAACAAATCCATGAAAAATTCCAGCTCACAAAGAGACAACTGAAGGACGTTTTCTTCTTACAGAGGCATCAAATGCTTGTGAGACACGATAAAGAATTAGAGCAGATTAAAAG aaTGAATCAACGCAAAGAGGAAGAGTTGGTGAAAGGACAGGCTTTGGAAAAACGGTCGCTTCCGAAGAGGATTCGCACCGAAATGAAAGCCAGAGAGATGATGTTTAGAGAGAGCCTTCGTATTAGTTTGACTCCTGGTGATCCGGAAGAAGAAAGAGATAGacttaaaaaa TTCcaagaaaatgaaaagaaaagatATAGAGCTGAACAGCAACGACTTACTATAAAGCAGGATAGACAAAGAGAAGAGTCGCGAGCTGCCGGCGAGAGTGCCCTCAGGGAGCTGGAACAACTTCAGAATGAAAAACGTCGTGCCTTGATGGGACACGAAGCGGCCAAGATCCGGTCCCTCGAAGAGCGTTACGCTGCCGAATTACGGGAGTGGCGTTCTCAGTTGGCACCGAGGAAGCAG GAAGTATTGGTGAATTTCGAAGACCAACTGAAACAACACGAGTCCAAATTCAACTGTTTTATTGAGGACAAGTCGACATACCTCGAATTCGAGTGGCCTAGAAACGTCCTTTCCTTTATGCTCACTCCTCGGCCTAGACAATCAATCTTGGGTACTCTGACACGATCGCGCACCACACTCTACTTGCAGTCGCCTCGCGACTCGACCAGCACGGTCTTGAGCGGCTCGCGCAGACGTAGCATTAGCCCCGACTCGGCCCTCGCCACGGAAATACCCGACGAGGTGTTCCTGACGCACAAAGCGGGCAGAGAAACGCCCAAAGTGTCCTCCCGCTCCAGAATGTCCCTGTTCTCGGGAGCGGTCGCTGACACTAAAAAAACCACACCCATTATGGCCTTTGGAGACGATGTCTCCAACAAGGAAACACAATCCCGCGACAAAGACAAGCACAACAATGCCAATCGCAAGAGCAAGTTCATCGAGGCCTACGACGATATTAACAAGTCGGATCAAAACGAAAAATTGATGTCCGTCGTTATTAACATCAACGAAAACAAGTCGCACAATATCGAGGAGACTTATTTTGGCGACGACGTCACGGGCCGTCGGTCCACCACCAAGTCGATAGCTTCGGACGTCGTCGACACGTCCGTGGACGGACCTTCGGTGATACTGTTGCCGCAGACGCCCGAAGTGCAAAAGAGCAACTGGGGCACTTCGAGACATTCGACCGTCGTCGATATAACCAAATCGGAAGtcaaatctaacaatctcgacgATTCGGCCGCTTAG